DNA sequence from the Marinilongibacter aquaticus genome:
ACGGGTGTTTTTCGTCGATTTGCTCGGAATAGCGGACCATTTGATGTTCACCGCCAACCCAATAATAGCTCGCACTGTTTATCTGTACATAGTGTATGCCATTGATTTGGTTGTAATAATCTTGATGGTGATGACCGGAAAAGACCAAAATCACCTTTTGAAAACCCGCTCTTTTATTGGCTTTTTCCAAGCTGTATCGCATGGCCATTCCATTTTCAAGGCCGCCCATGTCGTTGTCCAAGCCTTGATGACAAAATACAATGCAGGGTAAGTCTGTGCTGTCCAAATCTTGTTCCAGCCATTCGATTTGCGTTTTAGAAACGAAGCGTGCGTATCCTTTGGGGCGATTTGGGCTTTCGTTGTGTTCGTTGCCGTCGAGTACAATGAAATGGAAGCCTTCTCGGTCGAAAGAGTAGTATTTGTCTTGGGCTTTCCAAAATTGCACCACATCTTCCCGTTTATAGCCTCCGTCCGTGTCGTGGTTGCCGATGACATGGAATTTATCGCCTTTAAAAGAATTCCAAACATTCAATAAGGCTTGGTTTTCCGGTTTGGGTACACAAAAATCACCCATTTGAATGATGAAGTCGGGTTGACTTTGTTTCATTTCACCGATAAAGGCCTGCAATCTTTTTTCTCCATCGTGCATTATGTCATGGTGCAGATCGGTGATGATGCCAAAGCGTATGTTCTGCTTCTTTTTTATTGGAAATGCCTTGGGGCTGAAGGCCAAGCTGGCCGTACCCAATGTGCTCAATTTTAAAAACTCTTTTCTGTTCATGGGTTGAATACGGTTATTTGATGAAAATGCCCGAGGGTACTTTTCCTATACACGAGGCCGGAAGTTCTTTGATTTGGAATAAATGAGCGACAACCGCCGCGGTGTTGGCGTTGGAATTGGGGCTTTGCAATTGCTCGTTTTTTCGAATGCCCGGGCCCGAAATCATCCAAGGCACTAGCATTTCGTTTGGCGAAG
Encoded proteins:
- a CDS encoding metallophosphoesterase family protein; its protein translation is MNRKEFLKLSTLGTASLAFSPKAFPIKKKQNIRFGIITDLHHDIMHDGEKRLQAFIGEMKQSQPDFIIQMGDFCVPKPENQALLNVWNSFKGDKFHVIGNHDTDGGYKREDVVQFWKAQDKYYSFDREGFHFIVLDGNEHNESPNRPKGYARFVSKTQIEWLEQDLDSTDLPCIVFCHQGLDNDMGGLENGMAMRYSLEKANKRAGFQKVILVFSGHHHQDYYNQINGIHYVQINSASYYWVGGEHQMVRYSEQIDEKHPWIKYTIPYKEPLWATVEISSKGRIQIEGRKTNYVGPDPKTMGLPEDFGFYPIAAEVSDRELEI